A part of Terriglobales bacterium genomic DNA contains:
- a CDS encoding alpha-ketoglutarate-dependent dioxygenase AlkB: MGIRRQTDPGDLPAGFRYQPEFLSVEEEADLQKCFKQLTFRAFEFQGHTAKRRIADFGWEYDFSSRRAIETKPLPEFLFPIQERAAIFAGVPERELVETLVTEYPPGAPIGWHRDVPQFEDVIGVSLGSACRMRFKPHRQKGKLVWITLEPRSIYLMRGPVRWQFQHSIPAVEAHRYSITFRTLRKSSKQEVA; encoded by the coding sequence ATGGGAATTAGAAGACAGACCGACCCTGGGGACCTACCAGCGGGATTCCGCTACCAGCCTGAGTTTCTGAGCGTCGAGGAGGAGGCGGACCTTCAGAAGTGCTTCAAACAATTGACTTTCCGCGCGTTCGAATTCCAGGGCCACACGGCGAAACGACGCATCGCGGACTTTGGCTGGGAGTATGACTTCAGTTCGCGAAGGGCAATTGAGACGAAGCCGCTGCCGGAATTCCTTTTCCCAATTCAGGAACGCGCAGCGATTTTTGCTGGTGTGCCGGAGCGAGAGTTGGTGGAGACGCTGGTGACGGAGTATCCGCCGGGTGCGCCGATTGGGTGGCATCGCGATGTGCCCCAGTTCGAGGATGTGATCGGAGTTTCACTCGGCAGTGCGTGTCGGATGCGGTTTAAGCCGCACCGGCAAAAGGGCAAACTCGTTTGGATCACGCTCGAACCACGATCGATTTACCTGATGCGTGGTCCGGTGAGATGGCAGTTCCAGCACAGTATTCCGGCAGTCGAAGCGCACCGGTACTCGATCACGTTCCGAACCCTTCGGAAGTCGTCGAAGCAAGAGGTCGCCTGA
- a CDS encoding sugar ABC transporter substrate-binding protein translates to MSASPSKPPKVLLSLTTRDNDYQQAHAAAAESVAGRFGVQLEIVYADSDAVGQVQQILTAIQRRDHGISAVITEPVGTAMLNVAEQALRAGIAWGVLNREADYIPRLRLTSTVPVFEISVDQLEVGRIQAKQMSRLFPAGGTVLYIMGPQATTAATLRAQGTKEQKPSNVQLKSISANWTQEGGYRAVQSLLKLSTTRSSGFVGIVSQNDEMAIGARRAFGEIHDTTERNAWLNLPFLGVDGLPSTGQQYVHRKLLTATVVTPAVAGIALETFMNWWNHKQGTPERLLVPSISYPAVETLQR, encoded by the coding sequence ATGTCTGCTTCCCCGTCGAAGCCGCCAAAGGTACTTCTTTCGCTGACAACCCGCGACAACGACTACCAGCAGGCCCATGCTGCCGCAGCCGAATCCGTCGCGGGAAGATTTGGCGTTCAACTCGAGATCGTTTACGCAGACAGCGATGCCGTCGGGCAAGTCCAGCAGATCCTCACCGCCATTCAACGCCGGGATCACGGAATTTCCGCCGTCATCACCGAGCCCGTCGGCACCGCGATGCTTAACGTGGCCGAGCAAGCCCTGAGAGCGGGGATTGCGTGGGGTGTTCTCAACCGCGAAGCGGATTACATTCCCCGACTGCGCCTCACGAGCACCGTGCCGGTATTCGAAATTAGCGTTGACCAACTGGAAGTTGGGCGAATTCAAGCCAAGCAGATGTCCCGGTTGTTTCCCGCCGGAGGCACCGTCCTCTACATCATGGGCCCCCAGGCAACCACCGCAGCCACACTTCGCGCCCAAGGCACGAAGGAGCAGAAGCCCTCCAACGTCCAACTGAAGAGCATCTCTGCCAATTGGACCCAGGAGGGCGGCTATCGCGCGGTCCAATCCCTGCTCAAGCTCAGCACCACCCGGAGCTCCGGATTCGTCGGCATCGTTTCGCAGAACGACGAAATGGCGATCGGCGCCCGCCGCGCATTCGGCGAGATCCACGACACCACCGAGCGAAACGCCTGGCTCAACCTGCCCTTTCTTGGCGTCGATGGCCTTCCCAGCACCGGACAGCAATATGTTCACCGCAAGCTTCTAACCGCAACGGTTGTCACTCCGGCCGTAGCCGGCATCGCGCTGGAAACATTCATGAACTGGTGGAACCACAAGCAGGGGACACCCGAGCGGTTGCTGGTGCCATCAATTTCGTATCCAGCGGTGGAAACACTGCAGCGGTAG
- a CDS encoding reverse transcriptase family protein — MLRSAFTFSMSSDRLRLQVLAKVFLSGELAPDAIVARGSRLFGKACPWLRAPARRFLKAVAGQATPGQQDVLKFLLRDAGFWRSWLKHRRRLSITQWLTEPQPMRPVSAAANWNLPGLESIGALAEWLNVSAAELEWFSELKGLDYRRDRSPASHYSYRVLTKKSGTVRLIESPKTRLKNLQRQILTQILDKIPPHQAAHGFVRGRSIRTCIEPHTARQVVLKMDLSNFFPTFRAARIQTLFRTLGYPEPVADRLGGICTHAVPFHIWKNKPIDVSAAHWREVRDVYARPHLPQGAPTSPTLANACCYRLDCRLTGLAMAAGADYTRYADDLAFSGDREFERSVERFATHVGAILLEEGFTVNFRKTRLMKKGVRQGLTGLVVNEHANVRRTDFDRLKAILTNCVRYGPESQNRVIPDSV, encoded by the coding sequence TTGCTGCGCTCCGCCTTCACCTTCTCCATGTCCTCTGACCGGTTGCGGTTACAAGTACTGGCCAAGGTATTTCTCTCCGGCGAACTCGCGCCGGATGCAATCGTTGCACGAGGGAGCCGCCTTTTTGGAAAAGCATGCCCCTGGTTGCGCGCGCCTGCTCGGAGATTTCTAAAGGCCGTAGCCGGACAAGCGACTCCGGGGCAGCAGGACGTGCTCAAGTTTCTGTTGCGCGATGCTGGATTCTGGCGATCATGGCTCAAACATCGCAGGCGATTGTCGATTACTCAGTGGCTGACGGAACCGCAGCCGATGAGACCGGTTTCTGCCGCTGCCAACTGGAACCTTCCGGGACTCGAGTCGATCGGAGCGCTGGCGGAATGGCTGAACGTAAGCGCTGCTGAATTGGAGTGGTTTTCTGAACTGAAAGGACTCGACTACCGCCGCGATCGTTCGCCGGCATCGCACTACAGCTACCGCGTGCTCACGAAAAAATCAGGCACTGTTCGCCTGATTGAATCACCAAAAACGCGGCTCAAAAATCTTCAACGGCAGATCCTGACACAAATCCTCGACAAGATTCCTCCGCACCAGGCAGCACATGGGTTTGTGAGAGGACGCTCGATCAGAACGTGTATCGAACCTCATACGGCGCGCCAAGTGGTGCTGAAGATGGACCTCAGTAACTTCTTTCCGACGTTTCGTGCGGCGAGGATACAGACCCTCTTTCGTACTCTCGGCTACCCAGAACCAGTTGCGGACAGACTGGGAGGGATTTGCACGCATGCGGTGCCGTTCCACATTTGGAAGAACAAGCCAATCGACGTGAGTGCGGCGCACTGGCGAGAGGTGCGCGATGTGTATGCGCGTCCGCATTTGCCGCAGGGTGCGCCGACCTCACCAACGCTGGCTAACGCGTGCTGCTACAGGCTGGACTGCCGGCTGACTGGACTCGCCATGGCGGCAGGTGCAGACTACACGCGCTACGCCGATGATCTCGCGTTTTCCGGCGACAGGGAGTTCGAGCGATCCGTCGAACGATTCGCAACGCATGTCGGCGCCATCCTGCTGGAAGAGGGTTTTACGGTGAACTTCCGCAAAACTCGCCTTATGAAGAAAGGCGTCCGGCAAGGACTGACTGGGCTGGTGGTCAATGAGCACGCAAACGTCAGGCGTACAGATTTCGATCGGCTGAAAGCAATACTCACTAACTGCGTTCGGTACGGGCCCGAGAGCCAGAACCGGGTCATCCCCGATTCCGTTTGA